The following proteins are encoded in a genomic region of Oculatellaceae cyanobacterium:
- a CDS encoding tetratricopeptide repeat protein → MKSELTDWDEDLPADTEEEYKALVRALRRTKGFNVLFVRCSPAVGEAIINKVKHDITQKTIEVLRLEEPIDNLYDIIEQLPNKEQINIVFIKGLEKSFIEYIQPGYGGQGDYYKLDTVPRILGHLNLQRERIRDNFNICFVFLLPLFGLKYFIRRSPDFFDWRSGVFEFPTEAESLEKESVLILLDGNYDKYLKLSSEERNKKIREVEELLEGEHQTPSYRVSLFLELGNLFSAAKEYEEAISSYDQALNIKPDYYKAWNNKGIALGNLGRYEEAINSYDHALKIKPDYKAWNNKGIALRNLGRYEEAINSYDHALKINPEMHEVWNNKGIALKNLGRYEEAINSYDHALKINPEMHEAWHNKGNALGKLGSYEEAINSYDQALNIKPDYYEAWNNKGIALGTLERYEDAINYYKQALKIKPELHETWYNQAIVMWNLGRYEEAIAAYDQALKVKPDYYEAWNNKGITLDDLGCYEEAIAAYDQALKVKPDYHEAWNNKGIALRYLGRYEEAIAAYDQALKVKSDYHEAWNNRGIALDDLGRYEEAIASFDQALKIQPDNDSAFYNKACCYALQGNVEQAINHLQQAINLNTKYLEMAKTDSDFDAIREHERFQALISLKGDSKSLQ, encoded by the coding sequence ATGAAATCAGAATTAACTGACTGGGACGAAGATTTACCAGCAGATACCGAAGAGGAATATAAAGCTTTAGTACGCGCTCTCAGGCGGACAAAGGGTTTTAATGTATTATTTGTACGCTGTTCGCCAGCCGTGGGAGAAGCAATTATTAATAAAGTTAAACATGATATTACTCAAAAAACAATAGAAGTTTTACGTTTAGAAGAACCTATTGATAATTTATACGATATTATTGAGCAATTGCCAAATAAAGAGCAAATTAATATTGTTTTTATAAAAGGATTGGAAAAATCTTTTATTGAATACATACAACCTGGATATGGCGGACAGGGGGATTATTATAAATTAGATACTGTGCCGCGTATTTTAGGACACTTAAATTTACAACGTGAACGAATTAGAGACAATTTTAATATATGTTTTGTTTTCTTGTTACCTTTATTCGGACTCAAGTATTTTATTAGAAGATCTCCAGATTTCTTTGATTGGCGTTCTGGAGTGTTTGAGTTTCCTACAGAGGCAGAAAGTTTAGAAAAAGAATCAGTATTAATTCTTTTGGATGGAAATTATGACAAATATTTAAAATTAAGCTCTGAAGAACGTAACAAAAAAATTAGAGAAGTTGAAGAACTACTAGAAGGAGAGCATCAGACACCTAGTTATAGAGTTAGTTTATTTTTGGAACTTGGAAATCTGTTTTCTGCTGCCAAAGAATATGAAGAGGCAATTAGTTCTTATGATCAAGCTCTGAACATTAAACCCGACTACTACAAAGCTTGGAACAACAAAGGCATTGCACTGGGAAATTTAGGACGCTATGAAGAGGCAATTAATTCTTACGATCATGCCCTGAAAATTAAACCAGACTACAAAGCTTGGAACAACAAAGGCATTGCACTGAGAAATTTAGGACGCTATGAAGAGGCAATTAATTCTTACGATCATGCTCTGAAAATTAACCCAGAAATGCACGAAGTTTGGAACAATAAAGGCATTGCACTGAAAAATTTAGGGCGCTACGAAGAGGCAATTAATTCTTACGATCATGCTCTGAAAATTAACCCAGAAATGCACGAAGCTTGGCACAACAAAGGCAATGCACTGGGAAAGCTAGGAAGTTATGAAGAGGCAATTAATTCTTATGATCAAGCTCTGAATATTAAACCAGACTACTACGAAGCTTGGAACAACAAAGGCATTGCGTTGGGAACCCTAGAACGTTATGAAGACGCAATAAATTATTACAAGCAAGCTCTGAAAATTAAACCAGAACTGCACGAAACTTGGTACAACCAAGCCATTGTAATGTGGAACTTAGGGCGCTATGAAGAGGCGATCGCAGCTTACGACCAAGCACTGAAAGTCAAGCCAGACTACTACGAAGCTTGGAACAACAAAGGCATCACGTTAGATGATTTAGGGTGCTATGAGGAGGCGATCGCAGCTTACGACCAAGCACTGAAAGTCAAACCAGACTACCACGAAGCTTGGAACAACAAAGGCATTGCGCTGCGTTATTTAGGGCGCTATGAAGAGGCGATCGCAGCTTACGACCAAGCACTGAAAGTTAAATCAGACTACCACGAAGCTTGGAACAACAGAGGCATTGCGTTAGATGATTTAGGGCGCTATGAGGAGGCGATCGCTTCTTTCGACCAAGCACTGAAAATTCAACCAGATAATGATAGCGCTTTTTACAATAAAGCTTGTTGTTATGCCTTGCAGGGTAATGTTGAGCAAGCAATTAATCACTTACAACAAGCAATTAATTTGAATACCAAATATCTTGAAATGGCAAAGACTGACTCAGATTTTGATGCAATTCGAGAACATGAGAGGTTTCAGGCGCTTATTTCCCTTAAGGGAGACAGCAAATCACTTCAATAA